Proteins encoded by one window of bacterium BMS3Abin11:
- the tufA_2 gene encoding elongation factor Tu, with translation MVMPGDNVKFIVSLIAPIAMDEGLRFAVREGGRTVGAGVVSKIIE, from the coding sequence ATGGTGATGCCGGGTGACAATGTAAAATTCATTGTCAGCCTGATTGCGCCAATCGCAATGGATGAAGGACTGCGTTTTGCAGTACGTGAAGGCGGCCGTACTGTCGGCGCCGGTGTTGTATCTAAGATTATTGAGTGA
- the rpsJ gene encoding 30S ribosomal protein S10 yields the protein MENQKIRIKLKAFDHRMIDRSASEIVETAKRTGAIVKGPIPLPTRIERFTLLSSPHVNKTARDQYEIRTHKRIMDIVDPTEKTVDALMKLDLAAGVDVEIKLS from the coding sequence ATGGAAAACCAGAAAATCAGAATCAAGCTAAAGGCCTTCGATCATCGAATGATCGATCGTTCCGCATCTGAAATTGTTGAGACGGCAAAACGTACCGGTGCCATAGTAAAGGGTCCGATACCTTTGCCTACCCGAATTGAGCGCTTCACGCTGCTGAGTTCACCTCATGTCAATAAGACGGCTCGGGATCAGTACGAAATCCGTACACACAAACGTATTATGGATATCGTAGACCCGACCGAAAAAACTGTCGACGCATTGATGAAGCTGGATCTTGCAGCAGGTGTTGATGTCGAAATCAAGCTCAGTTGA
- the rplC gene encoding 50S ribosomal protein L3 has product MAIGLVGRKVGMTRVFDDGGESTPVTVVEVTPNRVAQVRNMDTDGYTAVQMTVGNRRPGRVTKAMAGHFAKVGVEPGRSVAEFTATDEQIGELASGSEVGVAIFNEVKFVDVTATSKGKGFAGAMKRHGFKGGRATHGCSISHRAHGSTGQNQSPGKVFKGKKMAGHMGSVTKTQQNLEVVRVDEERNMILIKGSVPGSKGTDVIIRPAVKK; this is encoded by the coding sequence ATGGCAATTGGACTAGTAGGGCGTAAAGTAGGCATGACCCGTGTATTTGATGACGGCGGTGAATCAACACCGGTAACTGTCGTCGAAGTAACGCCGAATCGTGTCGCCCAGGTCAGGAATATGGACACAGATGGCTACACTGCTGTGCAAATGACAGTTGGTAATCGCCGTCCGGGCCGGGTCACTAAGGCAATGGCAGGGCACTTTGCCAAAGTAGGTGTTGAGCCGGGTCGTAGCGTGGCCGAATTTACAGCCACCGATGAGCAGATTGGCGAATTGGCCAGCGGTTCTGAAGTAGGTGTAGCAATCTTTAATGAAGTTAAGTTTGTTGATGTAACGGCTACCAGCAAGGGTAAGGGTTTTGCCGGTGCGATGAAGCGTCATGGTTTTAAGGGCGGTCGAGCGACTCATGGTTGTTCTATCTCTCACCGTGCACACGGCTCTACCGGGCAAAACCAGTCACCTGGTAAAGTATTTAAAGGTAAGAAAATGGCCGGGCATATGGGTAGTGTGACGAAAACCCAGCAGAACCTGGAAGTTGTCCGGGTGGATGAAGAACGTAATATGATCCTGATAAAGGGTTCTGTGCCGGGTTCTAAAGGCACTGACGTAATTATTCGTCCAGCTGTAAAGAAATGA
- the rplD gene encoding 50S ribosomal protein L4, producing MQVSVLKSDGADSGKKLDLADATFDTGYNEALVHQVVTAYMAGARSGTRAQKNRSAVAGGGAKPFRQKGTGRARAGTIRSPIWRGGGKIFPACNADFSQKLNKKMYKAGMRSIVSELLRNGRMTIVDSMDVSEIKTKAVAAQLQAMGKTDVLIVSETPSEALILSARNIRNVEVVDLTGLNPYILLQHSDIIMTADAASKLEEALV from the coding sequence GTGCAAGTTTCAGTATTGAAAAGCGACGGTGCAGATAGCGGTAAAAAGCTGGATCTGGCAGATGCCACATTCGACACCGGCTATAATGAAGCGTTGGTTCATCAGGTGGTGACCGCCTACATGGCAGGGGCCCGTAGTGGCACCCGTGCACAGAAGAATCGTTCTGCGGTAGCCGGTGGTGGTGCCAAGCCCTTTCGTCAGAAAGGTACTGGCCGTGCGCGTGCAGGCACCATACGCAGCCCTATCTGGCGTGGTGGCGGAAAAATATTTCCTGCCTGCAATGCAGACTTCTCGCAGAAATTAAATAAGAAAATGTACAAAGCAGGCATGCGCTCTATCGTATCTGAGTTGCTACGCAACGGCCGCATGACAATAGTTGATTCAATGGATGTTTCTGAGATCAAGACTAAAGCCGTCGCCGCACAGTTGCAGGCTATGGGTAAGACTGATGTATTGATCGTCAGTGAAACGCCCTCTGAAGCACTGATATTGAGTGCGCGCAACATCCGAAATGTTGAAGTCGTAGATCTGACTGGTTTGAACCCGTACATCCTGCTGCAGCATTCAGATATCATTATGACTGCTGATGCAGCAAGTAAACTTGAGGAAGCGCTGGTATGA
- the rplW gene encoding 50S ribosomal protein L23, whose amino-acid sequence MSDSALYNVILAPHVSEKSTQLAEGARQIVFKVSIDASKPQIRRAIEKLFSVEVESVKVVRQKGKKKNFGRIPGKRKDWKKAYIRLKEGQDIDFLADAG is encoded by the coding sequence ATGAGCGATTCCGCACTGTATAACGTGATTCTGGCACCCCATGTGTCCGAAAAGAGTACCCAGCTGGCAGAAGGTGCCAGACAGATTGTCTTTAAAGTATCTATTGATGCCTCCAAACCACAGATTCGTCGAGCAATAGAAAAGCTGTTTTCTGTTGAAGTGGAGTCAGTCAAGGTCGTGCGTCAGAAAGGGAAGAAGAAAAATTTTGGTCGCATTCCCGGTAAACGTAAGGACTGGAAAAAGGCCTATATCAGATTGAAAGAAGGCCAGGACATAGACTTTCTGGCGGATGCTGGATAA
- the rplB gene encoding 50S ribosomal protein L2, whose translation MALIKSKPTSPGRRGQVRVKTEGLHKGKPFAGLVEKKNSINGRNNAGRITVRHRGGGHKRHYRVIDFKRNKDGIPAKIERIEYDPNRSSHIALALYADGEHRYIIAPKGLKAGDSILSGAEAPIAVGNALALRNIPVGTNIHCVELKPLKGAQIGRAAGSVIQFVGRDGDYAQLRLRSGEMRKVHLDCRATIGEVGNSEHSLRKLGKAGAKRWRGIRPTVRGVAMNPVDHPHGGGEGRTSGGRHPVSPWGVPTKGYRTRNNKRTDNMIIRRRKK comes from the coding sequence ATGGCACTCATTAAATCAAAACCAACGTCACCTGGACGCCGTGGGCAGGTCAGAGTAAAAACTGAAGGACTGCACAAGGGCAAACCATTTGCCGGACTGGTAGAAAAGAAAAATTCGATCAATGGTCGTAATAATGCTGGCCGTATCACCGTTAGACATCGTGGTGGCGGACATAAACGTCATTATCGTGTGATTGATTTCAAGCGTAACAAGGACGGCATACCCGCCAAAATTGAACGTATTGAGTATGACCCAAATAGAAGTTCGCATATTGCACTGGCGTTATATGCTGATGGTGAGCATCGCTACATAATTGCACCGAAAGGTCTTAAAGCCGGGGACAGCATACTATCCGGTGCCGAAGCACCGATAGCAGTCGGTAATGCACTTGCATTGCGTAATATTCCGGTAGGTACCAATATACATTGTGTTGAGCTGAAGCCCTTGAAAGGTGCTCAGATTGGCCGTGCCGCAGGCAGTGTCATTCAGTTTGTAGGACGTGATGGTGATTACGCACAGCTTCGACTGCGTTCAGGCGAGATGCGTAAGGTGCATCTTGATTGTCGCGCAACTATTGGTGAAGTCGGTAACTCAGAGCATTCATTGCGTAAGTTGGGCAAAGCTGGTGCAAAACGCTGGCGTGGTATTCGTCCAACGGTTCGTGGTGTAGCGATGAACCCGGTAGATCATCCGCACGGTGGTGGTGAAGGGCGTACCTCCGGTGGTCGCCATCCTGTATCACCCTGGGGTGTACCAACCAAGGGTTACCGCACACGTAACAATAAACGTACGGATAATATGATTATCCGTCGTCGTAAGAAGTAA
- the rpsS gene encoding 30S ribosomal protein S19, with translation MPRSIKKGPFVDHHLMAKAEKANSENNRKPIKTWSRRSMIMPEFVGLTIAVHNGRQHVPVLVSENMVGHKLGEFAVTRTYRGHMADKKVKR, from the coding sequence ATGCCGCGTTCAATTAAAAAAGGTCCATTCGTTGATCATCACCTGATGGCCAAGGCCGAAAAGGCGAACAGCGAAAATAACCGCAAACCGATCAAGACCTGGTCCAGGCGTTCAATGATCATGCCTGAGTTTGTTGGTCTGACAATTGCTGTACATAACGGTCGTCAACATGTGCCTGTCCTTGTTTCAGAAAACATGGTAGGTCATAAACTGGGTGAGTTTGCGGTAACGCGCACCTATCGCGGCCATATGGCAGACAAGAAAGTTAAACGATGA
- the rplV gene encoding 50S ribosomal protein L22 → METQAVLKHVRTSPQKLRLIADQIRGLQVERALEILEYSTKSGAGTLKKVLNSAIANAEHNDGADIDELFVTTAFIDGGPVLKRIRARAKGRAARILKRTSHITIKVGEKQGSE, encoded by the coding sequence ATGGAAACGCAAGCTGTATTGAAACATGTAAGAACCTCACCTCAGAAACTGCGCCTGATCGCTGATCAGATTCGTGGCCTGCAGGTTGAGCGTGCGCTGGAAATTCTTGAGTACAGTACCAAATCAGGTGCTGGCACACTCAAGAAGGTTCTCAATTCTGCCATAGCCAATGCAGAGCATAATGATGGTGCCGATATTGATGAGTTGTTTGTCACGACTGCTTTTATTGACGGCGGGCCAGTATTGAAGCGTATACGTGCACGTGCCAAAGGCCGTGCCGCGAGAATTCTCAAACGAACCAGTCACATCACCATTAAGGTGGGCGAAAAGCAGGGGAGCGAGTAA
- the rpsC gene encoding 30S ribosomal protein S3, which translates to MGQKVQPIGFRLGIVKDWTAKWYGNKRQYAEYLTMDMKVRAYLEKRLSNAAISKVIIERPSQNMNITLHTARPGIVIGKKGEDIDRLRKELGKMTGMPVQIAVEEIRKPEMDAKLVAENIAQQLEKRVMFRRAMKRSMQNTMRLGAEGVKIMIAGRLNGAEIARTEWVRDGRVPLHTLRADIDYGTAEALTTYGIIGIKVWIFKGEVRDTDEGDSNVKAATGA; encoded by the coding sequence ATGGGCCAGAAAGTCCAACCAATTGGTTTCAGACTTGGCATAGTCAAGGACTGGACAGCGAAGTGGTACGGCAACAAACGCCAGTACGCGGAATATCTAACGATGGATATGAAAGTTCGCGCATACCTTGAAAAACGTTTGTCCAATGCTGCAATCAGTAAGGTAATCATTGAACGTCCTTCACAGAATATGAATATCACCCTGCATACAGCACGTCCAGGTATTGTCATTGGTAAAAAAGGTGAAGATATCGATCGCCTGCGAAAGGAACTGGGCAAGATGACTGGTATGCCGGTGCAGATCGCTGTAGAAGAAATTCGCAAGCCTGAAATGGATGCAAAACTGGTAGCCGAAAATATTGCCCAGCAACTGGAAAAACGCGTTATGTTTAGACGCGCAATGAAGCGCTCAATGCAGAACACCATGCGCCTTGGTGCTGAAGGCGTCAAGATCATGATTGCAGGTCGTTTGAATGGCGCAGAGATTGCGCGTACTGAATGGGTCAGAGACGGCAGAGTTCCATTACACACACTGCGAGCAGATATTGATTATGGAACAGCTGAAGCGTTGACGACATATGGAATTATCGGCATCAAGGTGTGGATCTTTAAGGGTGAAGTCCGTGATACTGATGAAGGTGACAGCAATGTCAAGGCTGCAACTGGGGCTTGA
- the rplP gene encoding 50S ribosomal protein L16, giving the protein MLQPKRTKFRKMHKGRNRGLASRGNKVSFGEFGLKTTERGRVTARQIEAARRAMTRHIKRGGRIWIRVFPDKPISKKPLEVRMGKGKGNPEYWVSLVKPGHVLYEMEGVSEEIAREAFRLAGAKLPVKTVFVSRQVG; this is encoded by the coding sequence ATGCTGCAACCCAAGAGAACAAAATTTCGCAAGATGCACAAGGGTCGTAACCGTGGCCTGGCATCTCGTGGTAACAAGGTAAGTTTTGGTGAATTTGGACTGAAAACGACTGAACGTGGTCGGGTAACTGCAAGGCAGATTGAAGCAGCTCGACGTGCCATGACCCGACACATCAAGCGCGGTGGTCGAATCTGGATCCGAGTTTTTCCCGACAAGCCAATATCGAAAAAGCCGTTGGAAGTCAGAATGGGTAAGGGTAAAGGAAATCCGGAATACTGGGTTTCACTTGTTAAACCTGGTCATGTCCTGTACGAAATGGAAGGTGTAAGTGAAGAGATAGCACGTGAAGCATTTCGCCTGGCAGGTGCCAAGTTGCCAGTAAAAACTGTATTTGTTTCAAGGCAGGTGGGTTAG
- the rpmC gene encoding 50S ribosomal protein L29 codes for MKVKDMRALDSKGLQSKLDELLEQKFTLRMQIATGQQGNHAALRDAKRTIARVKTIMNEKVNEKVRGEA; via the coding sequence ATGAAAGTAAAAGATATGAGAGCACTTGATAGTAAAGGGCTGCAGTCAAAGCTCGACGAGTTACTCGAGCAGAAGTTTACATTGCGTATGCAGATTGCGACGGGTCAGCAGGGTAACCATGCTGCACTGCGCGATGCAAAGCGTACCATTGCACGTGTAAAAACGATTATGAATGAAAAAGTGAACGAGAAAGTAAGAGGCGAGGCATGA
- the rpsQ gene encoding 30S ribosomal protein S17 produces the protein MSEQEKVARSISGVVISNKMDKTVTVLVERLEKHALYKKYIRKSTRLHAHDESNECNEGDTVQIEECRPLSKSKSWRVIEVVSRAG, from the coding sequence ATGAGCGAACAGGAAAAAGTTGCACGTTCAATCAGCGGTGTAGTCATCAGCAACAAGATGGATAAAACCGTTACGGTACTTGTAGAGCGCCTGGAAAAACATGCCCTGTACAAAAAATACATTCGCAAATCTACCAGGCTGCATGCACACGATGAGTCAAACGAGTGTAATGAAGGGGATACGGTACAAATCGAAGAATGCCGCCCACTGTCTAAAAGCAAGAGCTGGCGTGTTATAGAGGTGGTTAGTCGGGCAGGTTAA